The Geobacillus stearothermophilus ATCC 12980 genome contains a region encoding:
- a CDS encoding bifunctional cystathionine gamma-lyase/homocysteine desulfhydrase — MRRKTMLIHGGIAGDPYTGAVSVPIYQVSTYKQEEVGKHKGFEYSRTGNPTRAALEKLIADLEGGEAGFAFASGMAAITAVMMLFQNGDHIVLTDDVYGGTYRVMTNVLNRFGLEATFVDTSDVANIEAHIRPNTKAIYVETPTNPLLKITDLQAAAAIARARGLLLIVDNTFSTPYFQTPLALGADIVIHSATKYLGGHSDVVAGLAVVRTPELAERLHYVQNSTGGVLGPQDSWLLMRGIKTLGVRMEEHERNARAIAAFLAEHTSVARVYYPGLPNHPNHELAKQQMRGFGGMISFDVGSLERAENVLSRVRYFTLAESLGAVESLISLPGKMTHASIPKERREQLGITDGLIRLSVGLEDVNDLLDDLAQALG; from the coding sequence ATGAGACGAAAGACGATGCTCATCCATGGCGGCATCGCAGGCGACCCGTACACTGGGGCGGTGTCGGTCCCAATTTATCAAGTGAGCACGTACAAACAAGAGGAAGTCGGCAAACATAAAGGGTTTGAATACTCGCGCACCGGCAATCCGACGCGCGCGGCGCTCGAAAAGCTCATTGCCGACCTTGAAGGCGGCGAAGCCGGGTTTGCGTTTGCTTCCGGCATGGCCGCCATTACGGCTGTCATGATGCTGTTTCAAAACGGCGACCATATCGTGCTGACCGACGACGTCTATGGCGGCACGTACCGCGTCATGACGAACGTGCTGAACCGGTTCGGGCTTGAGGCGACGTTCGTCGACACGAGCGATGTCGCCAACATTGAAGCGCATATTCGCCCAAACACGAAGGCGATTTACGTTGAAACGCCGACGAATCCGCTTTTGAAAATCACTGACTTGCAAGCCGCCGCCGCCATTGCCCGTGCTCGCGGGCTGCTGTTGATCGTCGATAATACGTTTTCCACTCCGTACTTTCAAACACCGCTTGCGCTTGGCGCCGATATCGTCATCCACAGCGCGACGAAATATTTAGGCGGCCATAGCGACGTCGTCGCCGGGTTGGCGGTTGTCCGCACGCCGGAGCTTGCCGAACGGCTCCATTATGTGCAAAATTCAACCGGAGGCGTGCTCGGCCCGCAAGACTCGTGGCTGCTTATGCGCGGGATCAAAACGCTTGGCGTGCGGATGGAAGAGCATGAACGAAACGCGCGCGCCATTGCCGCCTTTTTGGCCGAGCATACGTCCGTTGCCCGCGTCTATTATCCAGGCCTTCCAAATCATCCGAACCATGAGCTGGCCAAACAACAAATGCGTGGATTCGGCGGCATGATTTCGTTTGATGTCGGCAGCTTGGAGCGCGCGGAGAACGTGCTGTCGCGCGTACGCTACTTTACGCTTGCCGAAAGCTTAGGGGCGGTCGAAAGTTTAATTTCGCTGCCGGGGAAAATGACGCACGCCTCGATTCCGAAAGAGCGGCGCGAACAGCTCGGTATTACAGACGGACTCATCCGCCTGTCCGTCGGGCTTGAGGATGTGAACGATTTGCTCGACGATTTGGCGCAGGCGCTTGGCTGA
- a CDS encoding YrrS family protein yields the protein MQQTGTRFATRAKRRKINRWLNGAIAVVVLLILIVGWNILFGGEPSHKAADAEAKPAAGADGAKRVEIETGEPTAPSETEEAASGDESEPAEEEAEQDVTATPGPPGSNIEKEIVNPAWQPVGTTQSEPHETVFKKDSVDWKEMLDAVSYATGIAPDDMIVWFIGNNGPNKAVATISTRDQTAHYRVYIEWVTNEGWKPTKVQKLREKP from the coding sequence ATGCAACAAACCGGAACACGTTTTGCCACCCGCGCCAAGCGGCGGAAAATCAACCGCTGGCTCAATGGAGCAATCGCCGTTGTGGTGTTGCTCATTCTCATTGTCGGTTGGAACATATTGTTCGGCGGCGAGCCGAGCCATAAAGCGGCGGATGCTGAGGCGAAGCCGGCTGCGGGGGCGGATGGGGCGAAGCGGGTCGAAATCGAAACGGGAGAACCGACCGCGCCGTCTGAAACGGAGGAAGCTGCTTCCGGGGACGAGTCCGAACCGGCTGAAGAGGAAGCCGAACAAGACGTGACGGCAACGCCGGGGCCGCCGGGGTCGAATATTGAAAAAGAAATCGTCAACCCGGCATGGCAGCCGGTCGGCACGACGCAATCAGAGCCGCATGAAACGGTGTTTAAAAAAGATTCGGTGGACTGGAAGGAAATGCTCGATGCGGTCAGCTATGCGACCGGCATCGCGCCGGACGATATGATCGTTTGGTTCATCGGCAACAATGGGCCGAACAAAGCGGTGGCGACGATTTCAACGAGAGACCAGACCGCCCATTACCGAGTGTATATTGAATGGGTGACGAATGAAGGATGGAAGCCGACGAAAGTGCAAAAGCTGCGGGAAAAACCGTAG
- the greA gene encoding transcription elongation factor GreA, with product MANEKQYPMTKEGKEKLEQELEYLKTVKRKEVVERIKIARGFGDLSENSEYDAAKDEQAFVESRIQMLENMIRNAVIIEEDKENPDVVSLGKSVTFIELPDGEEETYTIVGSAEADPFEGKISNDSPIAKSLLGRRVGDEVTVQTPGGEMLVKIVAVK from the coding sequence ATGGCGAATGAAAAGCAGTATCCAATGACGAAAGAGGGAAAAGAGAAACTGGAACAAGAGCTTGAGTACTTAAAAACGGTCAAGCGGAAAGAAGTCGTTGAACGAATCAAAATCGCCCGCGGGTTCGGGGATCTGTCGGAAAACTCGGAATATGACGCCGCGAAAGACGAGCAAGCGTTTGTGGAATCGCGCATTCAAATGCTTGAAAATATGATCCGCAACGCCGTCATCATTGAAGAAGACAAAGAAAACCCGGATGTCGTCTCGCTTGGCAAGTCGGTGACGTTCATCGAGCTTCCGGACGGCGAAGAAGAGACGTACACGATCGTCGGCAGCGCCGAGGCCGACCCGTTCGAAGGGAAAATTTCCAACGACTCGCCGATTGCCAAATCGCTTCTCGGCCGCCGCGTCGGCGATGAGGTGACGGTGCAAACGCCGGGCGGGGAAATGCTGGTCAAAATCGTGGCGGTCAAATAA
- the udk gene encoding uridine kinase, translated as MADKPVVIGVAGGSGSGKTSVARAIYDHFGDHSILVLEQDFYYKDQSHLPFEERLKTNYDHPLAFDNDLLIEHVHRLLRYEPIDKPVYDYKLHTRSNEVVRVEPKDVIILEGILVLEDERLRNLMDIKVYVDTDPDIRIIRRLIRDMKERGRTFDSVIEQYLSVVRPMHNQFVEPTKRYADVIIPEGGQNAVAIDLMVAKIRTVLEQKAFL; from the coding sequence ATGGCGGACAAGCCCGTTGTCATCGGCGTCGCCGGCGGTTCCGGCTCGGGAAAGACGAGCGTCGCCCGCGCAATTTATGACCATTTCGGCGATCACTCGATTCTTGTGCTCGAGCAAGATTTTTATTACAAGGACCAAAGCCATCTCCCGTTTGAAGAGCGGCTGAAGACGAACTACGACCATCCGTTGGCGTTTGACAACGACTTGTTGATCGAGCACGTTCATCGGCTGCTTCGCTACGAGCCGATCGACAAGCCGGTGTATGACTATAAGCTGCATACCCGTTCGAACGAAGTCGTCCGCGTCGAGCCGAAGGATGTCATTATTTTGGAAGGCATTCTCGTTTTGGAGGATGAGCGGCTCCGCAATTTGATGGACATCAAAGTGTACGTCGACACCGACCCGGACATTCGCATCATCCGCCGCCTCATCCGCGATATGAAAGAGCGCGGCCGCACGTTTGATTCGGTCATTGAGCAGTATTTGTCCGTCGTGCGGCCGATGCACAACCAGTTTGTCGAACCGACGAAACGCTACGCGGACGTGATCATTCCAGAAGGCGGGCAAAACGCAGTCGCCATCGATTTAATGGTGGCAAAAATTCGCACAGTTCTTGAACAAAAAGCGTTTTTATAA
- a CDS encoding peptidoglycan D,D-transpeptidase FtsI family protein, which translates to MWKKRTIVTIALIQAALLLLIGRLAQIQLIDSESFAGRNLIAESVAQRTQELTIDDGRGSFVDRNGRPLTKRYVPSLVLFPFLATMKWPIEQVARIAGVTVEDIRRQLEEANGPFILQQDGEPLALSASQMKQINDLRIPGVFAVKKQYPLETVYAPHLLGFTRKDEKLLRMRYPKRSLPPQAEVGIQGLEKAFDEFLLTDGETKLLYHVDAEGRPLFGLDVKYSDPGNPFYPATVQTTLDRDIQQEMEQIVDRYGLKKGGLVLLDVDDSSVLAMVSRPNMNPRDPYKNSGAENQMVLPQIPGSVFKTVVAAAALEEGLASPAAMFDCSKKIDSTTLDEEHDYGMLNLADSFAVSCNNAFAALGKQLVRHDPDALETYAEKLGLYPTAGWEGAVYHEEHFRQFPEEQKGTIWHDKRDKRVPLAVAQTAIGQKDVRVSPLGVANMMATIARGGEALKVRVVDKVLYKNGTTLFSFSPEPATDKEPLAPQTARQLQQLLRGVVINEDGTGRRFRSLPYEVAGKSGTAETGKTKGGSELINKWFAGYFPADRPKYALAVVELDCPSGQAATNDVFAAAVEALYAYDRNKNDQE; encoded by the coding sequence ATGTGGAAAAAACGGACAATCGTCACCATCGCGCTCATCCAGGCTGCCTTGCTGCTGCTGATCGGCCGGTTAGCGCAAATCCAGCTCATTGATTCGGAATCGTTTGCCGGCCGCAATTTAATCGCGGAAAGCGTCGCCCAGCGTACGCAGGAGCTGACAATTGACGACGGGCGCGGCTCGTTCGTCGATCGGAATGGCCGCCCGCTGACAAAGCGGTACGTGCCGTCGCTTGTGCTGTTTCCGTTTTTGGCGACGATGAAATGGCCGATTGAGCAAGTCGCCCGCATCGCCGGCGTTACGGTGGAAGACATCCGCCGCCAGCTTGAGGAGGCAAACGGCCCGTTCATCCTGCAGCAAGACGGCGAGCCGCTCGCCTTAAGCGCCAGCCAAATGAAGCAAATTAACGACTTGCGCATCCCCGGGGTTTTTGCCGTCAAGAAACAATATCCGCTTGAGACGGTGTATGCGCCGCATTTGCTTGGCTTTACCCGGAAGGATGAGAAGCTTCTGCGCATGCGCTATCCGAAGCGTTCGCTCCCGCCGCAGGCTGAAGTTGGCATTCAAGGGCTTGAGAAGGCGTTCGACGAGTTTTTGCTCACAGATGGCGAAACGAAGCTGTTGTACCACGTTGACGCTGAAGGAAGGCCGCTGTTTGGGCTTGATGTGAAATACAGCGACCCGGGCAATCCGTTTTACCCGGCGACTGTCCAAACGACGCTCGATCGTGATATCCAGCAAGAAATGGAGCAAATCGTGGACCGGTACGGGTTGAAAAAAGGCGGGCTCGTCCTGCTCGATGTGGACGACAGCAGCGTGCTCGCCATGGTCAGCCGCCCCAATATGAATCCGCGCGACCCGTATAAAAACAGCGGGGCGGAAAATCAAATGGTGCTGCCGCAAATTCCCGGCTCCGTCTTTAAAACGGTTGTCGCCGCCGCGGCGCTTGAGGAAGGGCTGGCTTCGCCTGCTGCGATGTTTGATTGCAGCAAAAAAATTGACAGCACGACGCTGGATGAGGAGCACGACTACGGCATGCTCAACTTGGCCGACAGCTTTGCCGTCAGCTGCAACAACGCGTTTGCCGCGCTCGGCAAACAGCTCGTTCGCCATGACCCGGATGCATTGGAAACGTATGCGGAAAAGCTCGGGTTGTATCCGACAGCCGGCTGGGAAGGAGCCGTGTACCATGAGGAACATTTCCGTCAATTTCCAGAAGAGCAGAAAGGAACGATTTGGCACGACAAGCGCGATAAGCGGGTGCCGCTTGCCGTGGCGCAAACGGCCATTGGGCAAAAAGATGTGCGCGTCTCCCCGCTTGGCGTCGCCAACATGATGGCGACGATCGCCCGCGGCGGCGAGGCCTTGAAGGTGCGGGTCGTGGACAAAGTGCTGTATAAAAACGGGACGACGTTGTTTTCGTTTTCACCCGAGCCGGCGACGGACAAGGAGCCGCTTGCGCCGCAAACGGCAAGGCAGCTCCAGCAGCTGCTGCGCGGCGTCGTCATCAATGAAGACGGCACCGGCCGCCGCTTTCGCTCGCTTCCGTACGAAGTGGCCGGCAAATCCGGGACGGCGGAGACAGGAAAAACGAAGGGCGGCAGCGAATTAATCAATAAATGGTTTGCCGGCTATTTCCCAGCTGACCGCCCGAAATACGCCCTCGCCGTCGTCGAGCTCGACTGCCCGAGCGGACAGGCGGCCACGAATGATGTGTTTGCCGCGGCGGTTGAGGCGCTTTATGCGTATGACCGAAACAAAAACGACCAGGAGTGA
- a CDS encoding YrzA family protein: MVNISLDLIEDKVEFFEADDLRTLEKKINEQIEHNKALLLSVHHVSHQMHVMENGKRFYSAVVHFKAKK, encoded by the coding sequence ATGGTGAACATTTCCCTTGATTTGATTGAAGACAAAGTGGAGTTTTTTGAAGCTGACGACTTGCGAACGCTTGAAAAAAAAATCAACGAGCAAATCGAGCATAACAAAGCGCTGCTGCTTTCCGTCCATCATGTGTCGCACCAAATGCATGTCATGGAAAACGGGAAGCGGTTTTACAGTGCCGTCGTCCACTTTAAGGCAAAAAAATGA
- a CDS encoding YrhC family protein, whose product MNEQQRDELRAKAGDFKMYSLVLFSLGVFFYLGTIIPGALEEAKKPFALLAVAGCLAAALYCSRRAARYVCQLEEENPFEP is encoded by the coding sequence TTGAACGAGCAGCAACGAGACGAGCTGCGGGCGAAGGCGGGCGATTTCAAGATGTACAGCCTTGTCTTGTTCTCGCTCGGTGTGTTTTTCTATTTAGGGACGATCATCCCGGGAGCGCTTGAGGAAGCGAAAAAACCGTTCGCCTTGCTGGCGGTTGCCGGGTGTTTGGCGGCGGCGTTGTACTGCTCGCGCCGCGCTGCCCGTTATGTCTGTCAGCTTGAAGAAGAGAACCCATTTGAACCGTAA
- a CDS encoding PLP-dependent cysteine synthase family protein, with protein sequence MRVAKSIHELIGHTPVIEITRFPLPEGVRLFAKLEYFNPGGSIKDRLGQELLEEAFASGKLKEGGTIIEPTAGNTGIGLALAAIGKNVNVIFCVPEKFSVEKQQLMKALGAQIVHTPTEEGMEGAIRKAEELARTIPGAYCPQQFENPANPRTYYKTLGPELWDDLGGQIDVFVAGAGSGGTFMGTATFLKEKNPAIKTVIVEPEGSILGGGEPGPHRTEGIGMEFLPPFMDPEYFDAIYTISDDDAFRRVSELARREGLLVGSSSGAAFHAALLEAEQAKPGTNIVVIFPDGSERYLSKNIYEGGR encoded by the coding sequence ATGCGGGTAGCAAAAAGCATTCATGAATTAATCGGCCATACGCCGGTCATCGAGATTACACGCTTTCCGTTGCCGGAAGGCGTCCGTTTGTTTGCGAAGCTCGAGTATTTCAACCCAGGCGGAAGCATTAAAGACCGGCTCGGGCAAGAGCTGCTCGAGGAGGCGTTCGCGTCGGGAAAACTAAAAGAAGGGGGCACGATCATTGAGCCGACGGCCGGCAACACCGGCATCGGCTTGGCGCTGGCGGCGATCGGCAAGAACGTCAACGTCATTTTTTGCGTACCGGAAAAATTCAGCGTTGAAAAGCAGCAGCTGATGAAGGCGCTTGGGGCGCAAATTGTCCATACGCCGACCGAAGAGGGGATGGAGGGGGCGATTCGCAAAGCCGAAGAGCTCGCCCGCACGATTCCGGGCGCCTATTGCCCCCAGCAGTTCGAAAACCCGGCCAACCCAAGGACGTATTACAAAACGCTCGGGCCGGAGTTGTGGGACGACTTGGGCGGACAAATCGACGTTTTTGTTGCCGGCGCTGGTTCGGGCGGCACGTTCATGGGGACGGCGACGTTTTTAAAAGAAAAAAATCCGGCCATTAAAACGGTCATCGTTGAGCCGGAAGGATCCATTTTAGGCGGAGGCGAGCCGGGGCCGCACCGAACCGAAGGAATCGGCATGGAGTTTTTGCCGCCGTTTATGGATCCGGAGTATTTTGACGCTATTTACACGATTTCCGACGACGACGCTTTCCGCCGCGTCAGCGAGCTGGCAAGGCGGGAAGGGCTGCTTGTCGGCAGCTCGTCCGGCGCCGCGTTTCATGCCGCTTTGCTCGAGGCGGAACAAGCGAAGCCCGGGACGAACATCGTTGTCATTTTCCCCGACGGGAGCGAGCGATATTTAAGCAAAAACATTTACGAAGGTGGGCGATAA
- the mtnN gene encoding 5'-methylthioadenosine/S-adenosylhomocysteine nucleosidase yields MKAAIIGAMEEEVAILRARMEGREETVIAGCEFSTGRLGGAEVVLLKSGIGKVNAAMGTTLLLDRFRPDFVINTGSAGGFLPSLRVGDLVISDEVVHHDVDVTAFGYAYGQVPGLPARYRADGALVEAAKQAAARLDGLQAAVGLIATGDSFMNDPERVKFVRSQFPELCAVEMEAAAIAQVCVQFGTPFVVIRALSDIAGQESDVSFEQFLETAAKHSAQLVLAVLSAMQKRK; encoded by the coding sequence ATGAAGGCAGCCATCATTGGAGCAATGGAAGAAGAAGTGGCCATTTTGCGCGCACGCATGGAAGGGCGCGAGGAAACGGTGATCGCCGGATGCGAGTTTTCCACCGGCCGCCTTGGCGGTGCCGAGGTGGTGCTGCTCAAGTCCGGCATCGGCAAGGTGAATGCGGCGATGGGAACGACGCTTTTGCTTGACCGATTCCGCCCTGATTTCGTCATCAACACCGGCTCGGCCGGCGGATTTTTGCCGTCGTTGCGCGTCGGCGATCTCGTCATTTCCGATGAGGTCGTCCACCATGACGTTGATGTGACGGCGTTTGGCTACGCCTACGGGCAAGTTCCCGGCTTGCCGGCGCGCTACCGGGCCGATGGAGCGCTTGTTGAGGCGGCGAAGCAGGCAGCAGCGCGGCTTGACGGTTTGCAGGCGGCGGTCGGTTTGATCGCGACTGGCGATTCGTTTATGAACGATCCGGAACGCGTCAAATTTGTGCGCAGCCAGTTTCCGGAGCTGTGCGCCGTCGAAATGGAGGCAGCCGCCATCGCCCAAGTGTGCGTGCAGTTTGGGACGCCGTTTGTGGTGATTCGGGCGCTGTCCGATATTGCCGGTCAAGAGTCGGATGTGTCGTTTGAACAGTTTTTGGAGACGGCGGCGAAACACTCTGCACAACTGGTGTTGGCTGTGTTGTCCGCCATGCAGAAGCGAAAATAA
- a CDS encoding cation:dicarboxylate symporter family transporter, with translation MRKIGLAWQILIGLILGIIVGVVFYGNPNVATYLQPIGDIFLRLIKMIVIPIVVSSLIVGVANVGDVKKLGKLGGKTILYFEIITTIAIVVGLLAANVFQPGAGVNMKSLEKTDIQSYIDTTNEVQHHSMVETFVNIVPKNVFESLATGNMLPIIFFSVMFGLGVAAIGEKGKPVLRFFQGTAEAMFYVTNQVMKFAPFGVFALIGVTVLKFGVASLLPLSKLVVLVYAVMAFFVLVVLGGTAKLVGVNIFHIIKILKNELVLAYSTSSSETVLPKIMEKMERFGCPKAITSFVVPTGYSFNLDGSTLYQALAAVFIAQLYGIDMPLSQQISLVLVLMVTSKGIAGVPGVSFVVLLATLGTVGIPVEGLAFIAGIDRILDMARTVVNVIGNSLAAVVISKWEGQYNEEQGKQYIAELRQQSV, from the coding sequence ATGAGAAAGATCGGGTTAGCATGGCAAATTTTGATCGGTCTTATTCTCGGGATTATCGTCGGAGTCGTTTTCTACGGAAACCCGAACGTGGCAACGTATTTGCAACCGATTGGGGACATTTTTCTCCGTCTCATTAAGATGATCGTGATTCCGATTGTCGTCTCGAGCTTAATTGTCGGCGTCGCCAATGTCGGCGATGTGAAAAAGCTCGGGAAGCTGGGCGGCAAAACAATCCTTTATTTCGAGATTATCACGACGATTGCGATTGTCGTTGGCCTCTTGGCAGCAAACGTGTTCCAACCAGGCGCCGGCGTCAATATGAAATCGCTTGAGAAAACCGATATTCAATCATACATTGATACGACGAATGAAGTGCAGCACCATTCGATGGTCGAGACATTCGTCAATATCGTGCCGAAAAATGTGTTTGAATCCCTCGCGACAGGAAACATGTTGCCGATCATTTTCTTCTCGGTCATGTTCGGATTGGGTGTAGCCGCGATCGGCGAAAAAGGAAAACCAGTGCTTCGCTTTTTCCAAGGAACGGCGGAAGCGATGTTTTACGTGACAAACCAAGTGATGAAGTTTGCGCCGTTCGGCGTCTTTGCCTTGATCGGGGTGACGGTGTTGAAATTTGGCGTCGCTTCACTTCTTCCGCTCAGCAAGCTTGTTGTGCTCGTTTACGCAGTGATGGCCTTTTTCGTGCTCGTTGTGCTCGGCGGCACCGCGAAATTGGTAGGTGTGAATATCTTTCATATTATTAAAATCTTAAAAAATGAGCTCGTGCTTGCCTATAGCACGTCAAGTTCGGAGACGGTGCTCCCGAAAATTATGGAAAAAATGGAGAGGTTCGGTTGCCCGAAGGCTATCACCTCGTTTGTCGTTCCGACCGGCTATTCGTTCAACTTGGATGGGTCGACGTTGTATCAGGCGCTGGCGGCTGTATTTATCGCCCAACTCTATGGCATTGACATGCCGCTGTCGCAACAAATTTCGCTCGTACTCGTCTTGATGGTGACGTCCAAAGGAATCGCCGGCGTCCCGGGCGTTTCGTTCGTCGTGTTGTTGGCGACGCTCGGCACAGTCGGCATTCCGGTCGAAGGATTGGCGTTTATCGCTGGCATTGACCGCATTTTGGATATGGCGCGCACCGTTGTGAATGTTATCGGCAACTCGCTGGCAGCGGTCGTCATTTCGAAATGGGAAGGGCAATATAACGAAGAACAAGGGAAACAATATATTGCCGAACTGCGCCAGCAAAGCGTCTGA
- the sigK gene encoding RNA polymerase sporulation sigma factor SigK: MSGIFSAFAFLLKELTFLVSYIKNNAFPQPLSAKEEEKYLELMAKGDEQARNRLIEHNLRLVAHIVKKFENTGEEVEDLISIGTIGLIKAIESYSPGKGTKLATYAARCIENEILMHLRSLKKTRKDVSLHEPIGQDKEGNEISLLDILKSEGQDIVDEIQLNIELEQVKRYISVLDEREKEVIVKRFGLGRQQEKTQREIAKELGISRSYVSRIEKRALMKMFHEFYRQEKEKQ; the protein is encoded by the coding sequence ATGTCTGGCATTTTTTCAGCATTTGCGTTTTTGTTGAAAGAATTGACGTTTCTCGTCTCGTACATTAAAAACAACGCGTTTCCCCAGCCGTTAAGCGCCAAAGAAGAGGAAAAATATTTGGAGTTAATGGCCAAAGGCGACGAGCAAGCCCGCAACCGGCTCATCGAACATAACTTGCGCCTTGTCGCCCATATTGTCAAAAAGTTCGAAAATACGGGAGAAGAAGTGGAAGATTTAATTTCGATCGGGACGATCGGCTTGATCAAGGCGATTGAAAGCTATTCGCCGGGGAAAGGGACGAAGTTGGCCACATATGCGGCCCGATGCATTGAAAACGAAATCTTGATGCATTTGCGTTCACTGAAAAAAACACGCAAGGACGTTTCTCTTCACGAGCCGATCGGCCAAGATAAGGAAGGAAATGAAATCAGCCTGCTCGATATTTTGAAATCCGAAGGGCAAGACATCGTCGACGAAATTCAGCTTAACATAGAGCTTGAGCAAGTGAAACGATACATCAGCGTGCTAGACGAGCGGGAAAAAGAAGTGATCGTCAAGCGGTTTGGCCTCGGCCGGCAACAGGAGAAAACGCAGCGTGAAATCGCCAAAGAGCTCGGCATCTCAAGAAGCTACGTCTCGCGCATCGAAAAACGGGCATTAATGAAAATGTTTCATGAGTTTTACCGGCAGGAAAAAGAAAAGCAGTGA
- a CDS encoding class I SAM-dependent methyltransferase, protein MGREFLGLFEQWAESYDRSVEGGDEQYRDVFAGYDRILNTVADKAGRVVLEFGVGTGNLTKKLLERGKTVYGIEPSAPMRKKATEKLGGRAVIMDGDFLQFPVPPEPVDTIASTYAFHHLTDEEKDEALGKYSQLLQTGGKIVFADTAFRDKKAFRQAVEAARERGFHDLADDLEREYYTTLDVLASLFASHGFSVSFAQQNAFVWVMEAVKQPT, encoded by the coding sequence ATGGGCAGGGAATTTCTTGGTTTGTTCGAGCAATGGGCGGAGTCATACGATCGATCAGTCGAAGGGGGAGATGAGCAATACCGCGATGTGTTTGCCGGTTATGATCGCATTTTAAACACTGTCGCTGATAAAGCCGGCCGTGTTGTGCTTGAATTTGGCGTCGGCACCGGCAATTTGACGAAAAAGCTGCTGGAGCGCGGCAAAACGGTATACGGCATCGAGCCGTCGGCGCCGATGAGAAAAAAAGCAACGGAAAAGCTCGGCGGCCGGGCGGTCATTATGGACGGCGATTTTTTGCAATTTCCGGTTCCTCCTGAGCCAGTCGACACCATTGCCAGCACGTACGCGTTTCACCATTTGACGGATGAGGAAAAAGACGAGGCGCTCGGCAAATATAGCCAACTGCTCCAAACTGGTGGTAAAATAGTGTTTGCCGATACGGCGTTTCGCGACAAAAAGGCGTTCCGCCAAGCTGTCGAAGCCGCACGGGAGCGCGGCTTCCACGATTTGGCTGACGATCTTGAGCGCGAATATTACACGACGCTTGACGTATTGGCTTCGCTGTTTGCCAGCCATGGCTTTTCCGTCTCCTTTGCGCAGCAAAACGCGTTCGTCTGGGTGATGGAGGCGGTGAAACAACCGACATAG